In Methylomagnum ishizawai, one DNA window encodes the following:
- a CDS encoding thioredoxin domain-containing protein translates to MHSAHHNRLAAETSPYLRQHAHNPVDWYPWCQEALDLARREDKPILLSIGYSACHWCHVMAHESFEDEDTAQVMNGLFVNIKVDREERPDLDKIYQLAHQIMARRGGGWPLTVFLNPHNHLPFFAGTYFPKTARYQLPGFVTVMQRVAAYYHERKDDLHKHHDYLANLLATAQAQDGGVPLDPAVLDQARHALLDAFDPVNGGFGGAPKFPQAANLGFLLRRAEADAPPDPDALAVVATSLAKMAEGGLFDQIGGGFCRYSVDAAWRIPHFEKMLYDNGALLGLYAATHRATGLPLFRDAAIATAEWAIREMRSPEGGFYAALDADSEGEEGRYYLWTPAQVRALLGPEEYAVVEPHFGLDQRPNFEGEAWHVQVALPLPQVAARLDIAVDEAERRLAAARIKLYAARETRVRPGLDDKLLTAWNGLMIAGLAQAGRLLERPDFIAAAEQAFACLRRACVDADGHLLATDKDGKSRLRAYLDDYAFLLAAGLELLQCRWQSADLAWLLALADRLLADFEDGDHGGFFFTARDHETLIHRPKSYADESMASGNGVAALALLRLGCLVGDMRYTTAAERTLVSAATALDQYPHSHGALLTALAEWFEPPECVILRGQPEALPLWAATARQADPRRWVFSIPNDIGDLPGDLAGRIAEAGEVAYVCTGTACLPPIRTLAELG, encoded by the coding sequence ATGCATAGCGCCCACCACAACCGCCTCGCCGCCGAAACCAGCCCCTACCTGCGCCAACACGCCCACAATCCGGTGGATTGGTACCCCTGGTGCCAGGAAGCCTTGGACCTGGCCCGGCGCGAGGACAAACCCATCCTGTTGTCCATCGGCTATTCCGCCTGCCATTGGTGCCATGTCATGGCCCACGAGTCCTTCGAGGACGAAGACACGGCCCAGGTGATGAACGGCTTGTTCGTCAACATCAAGGTGGACCGCGAGGAACGCCCCGACCTCGACAAAATCTACCAACTCGCCCATCAGATCATGGCCCGGCGCGGCGGGGGCTGGCCGCTGACGGTGTTCTTGAACCCGCACAACCATCTGCCGTTCTTCGCCGGGACTTATTTCCCCAAGACCGCCCGCTATCAATTGCCGGGCTTCGTCACCGTCATGCAGCGGGTGGCGGCGTATTACCACGAACGCAAGGACGATTTGCACAAACACCACGATTATCTGGCCAACCTGCTGGCGACGGCGCAAGCACAAGATGGCGGTGTCCCCCTGGACCCGGCGGTGCTGGACCAGGCCCGGCACGCGCTGCTGGACGCCTTCGATCCGGTGAACGGCGGCTTCGGCGGCGCGCCCAAATTCCCGCAGGCCGCCAACCTGGGCTTCTTGCTGCGGCGGGCCGAAGCGGACGCGCCGCCCGACCCGGACGCGCTGGCGGTGGTCGCCACCAGCCTCGCCAAGATGGCCGAAGGCGGCTTGTTCGACCAGATCGGCGGCGGCTTCTGCCGCTATTCGGTGGACGCGGCCTGGCGGATTCCCCATTTCGAGAAGATGCTGTACGACAATGGCGCGTTGCTGGGCCTGTACGCGGCAACCCACCGGGCCACCGGCTTGCCCTTGTTCCGGGACGCCGCCATCGCCACCGCCGAATGGGCCATCCGCGAGATGCGCTCGCCCGAAGGCGGCTTCTACGCCGCCCTGGACGCCGATTCCGAAGGCGAGGAAGGCAGGTATTACCTGTGGACCCCGGCCCAGGTCCGGGCGCTGCTCGGCCCGGAGGAATACGCCGTGGTCGAGCCGCATTTCGGCCTGGACCAGCGGCCCAATTTCGAGGGCGAGGCTTGGCATGTGCAGGTGGCGCTACCCTTGCCGCAAGTGGCGGCGCGGTTGGATATCGCCGTGGATGAAGCGGAACGGCGTTTGGCGGCGGCGCGGATCAAACTCTACGCGGCGCGGGAAACCCGGGTGCGGCCCGGCCTGGACGACAAACTGCTGACCGCCTGGAACGGCCTGATGATCGCGGGCTTGGCCCAGGCCGGGCGGCTGTTGGAACGCCCGGATTTCATCGCGGCGGCGGAACAAGCCTTCGCCTGCCTGCGGCGGGCCTGCGTGGACGCGGACGGACATTTACTGGCGACCGACAAAGACGGCAAGTCGCGGCTACGCGCCTATCTGGACGATTACGCCTTTTTGCTGGCGGCGGGGCTGGAATTGCTGCAATGCCGTTGGCAGAGCGCCGATCTGGCTTGGCTGCTGGCACTGGCCGACCGCTTGCTGGCGGATTTCGAGGATGGGGACCACGGCGGTTTCTTCTTCACCGCCCGCGACCATGAAACCCTGATCCACCGCCCCAAGAGCTACGCCGACGAATCCATGGCCTCGGGCAATGGTGTCGCGGCCCTGGCCTTGCTGCGGCTGGGGTGCTTGGTGGGGGATATGCGCTACACCACGGCGGCGGAACGCACCCTGGTTTCCGCCGCCACGGCCTTGGACCAATATCCACACAGCCATGGGGCGCTGCTCACCGCCCTGGCCGAGTGGTTCGAGCCGCCGGAATGCGTGATCCTGCGCGGCCAGCCCGAAGCGCTGCCCCTGTGGGCCGCGACGGCGCGGCAGGCCGATCCCCGGCGCTGGGTGTTTTCCATTCCCAATGACATCGGCGATTTGCCGGGGGATTTGGCCGGGCGGATAGCCGAGGCGGGCGAAGTGGCCTATGTCTGCACCGGGACGGCTTGCTTGCCGCCGATCCGTACCCTGGCGGAACTGGGCTAG
- a CDS encoding VOC family protein, with the protein MNSHIATWFELPVIDMQRAQSFYRNVLDAGFKDEEMNGFQLAIFDAEAGAVSGMLVLGEQYQPSPTGAVVYLNGGENLNTPLDKAIQNGGSVLVPKTPIHDGECGYFALFLDSEGNRVGLYSRA; encoded by the coding sequence ATGAATAGCCATATAGCCACCTGGTTTGAACTGCCGGTGATCGATATGCAACGCGCACAAAGCTTTTATCGGAATGTGCTGGATGCCGGGTTCAAAGACGAGGAAATGAACGGTTTCCAACTGGCGATCTTCGATGCCGAGGCCGGGGCCGTCAGTGGTATGCTGGTGCTGGGCGAGCAGTATCAACCCAGCCCAACCGGCGCGGTGGTATACCTCAACGGCGGCGAGAACCTCAACACGCCGCTGGACAAGGCCATTCAAAACGGTGGCAGCGTACTGGTGCCGAAAACGCCGATCCACGACGGTGAATGCGGTTATTTCGCGCTGTTCTTGGACAGCGAAGGCAACCGTGTCGGTTTATATTCACGGGCCTGA
- a CDS encoding helix-turn-helix transcriptional regulator produces MRRADRLFQIVQILRNKRLVTAKALAERLEVSERTIYRDIQDISLSGVPVEGEAGVGYRLRHTIDIPPIMFSADEIQALVVGARMAKTWAGTELGCSAQSALDKITAVIPAELKTKIEDSKLFSPRFSQRQDLDIDLDICRKAIDDKRVITMSYRRADGEQSLRRIRPLGLYFWGNVWTLVGWCELRADFRSFRLDRMQSLQPEDAAFTDAEGQSLQDFLKRMNCE; encoded by the coding sequence ATGCGCCGCGCCGACCGACTGTTCCAGATCGTACAAATCCTGCGTAATAAACGCTTGGTGACGGCCAAGGCGCTTGCCGAGCGCCTGGAAGTATCCGAGCGCACCATCTACCGGGATATCCAGGATATCAGCCTGTCCGGCGTACCCGTGGAAGGCGAGGCCGGCGTCGGCTACCGCTTGCGGCATACCATCGACATTCCACCGATCATGTTCAGCGCCGACGAAATCCAGGCTTTGGTGGTCGGTGCGCGGATGGCCAAGACCTGGGCGGGCACCGAGTTGGGTTGCTCGGCGCAATCGGCGCTGGACAAGATCACCGCCGTCATCCCCGCCGAACTCAAAACCAAGATCGAAGACAGCAAGCTGTTTTCGCCAAGGTTCTCGCAGCGCCAGGACTTGGATATCGACCTGGATATTTGCCGCAAAGCCATCGACGACAAGCGCGTGATCACCATGAGCTATCGCCGCGCCGACGGCGAGCAAAGCCTGCGCCGCATCCGACCGCTGGGCTTGTACTTTTGGGGCAATGTCTGGACCTTGGTCGGCTGGTGCGAGCTACGCGCCGACTTCCGTAGCTTCCGCCTGGACCGGATGCAAAGCCTACAGCCGGAAGATGCGGCTTTCACCGATGCCGAAGGCCAAAGCTTGCAAGACTTCCTCAAGCGGATGAACTGTGAGTAG
- a CDS encoding metal-dependent hydrolase produces the protein MKWINHVLIAGAVTAVWNPVLVPVAVAGSTAPDWLEWIPPLFGRRSPKHRTVTHFVSYWLLGLAFGLVLWDWHHVVAAFAAGGLSHVVADACTIQGVPLGWWSDRRFHLFGGRFRTGQSGEYWFAGAVVLACVAVGMLSRHWGGGEFSPFLFDWADYYKSGLIDAKEWKDNRFRWL, from the coding sequence ATGAAATGGATTAACCATGTTTTGATAGCCGGGGCCGTAACTGCGGTATGGAACCCGGTCTTGGTGCCGGTGGCCGTTGCCGGATCAACCGCGCCGGATTGGCTGGAATGGATTCCGCCGCTATTCGGTCGCCGGTCGCCGAAACATCGCACCGTCACGCACTTCGTTTCTTACTGGCTGCTGGGCCTGGCGTTCGGCCTGGTCTTGTGGGATTGGCATCATGTCGTGGCCGCGTTCGCCGCTGGTGGGCTTTCCCATGTCGTGGCCGATGCTTGCACGATCCAGGGCGTTCCGCTCGGGTGGTGGTCGGATCGGCGCTTTCATCTGTTCGGCGGCAGGTTTCGCACGGGCCAGAGCGGGGAATACTGGTTCGCCGGGGCTGTGGTCCTGGCGTGCGTTGCGGTGGGGATGCTTTCCCGACATTGGGGAGGCGGCGAGTTCTCGCCCTTCCTCTTCGACTGGGCCGACTACTACAAGTCGGGATTGATCGACGCGAAGGAGTGGAAGGACAACCGTTTCCGGTGGCTGTGA
- a CDS encoding transposase, whose protein sequence is MLELFRQKMPLSCLLYGLLERCFSAERLDRIFLENAKEQYTREILFSTVCDLMLSVVLKVHPSINAAYQKQPEPLGVTVSALYEKLKGVELPVSQALLRDTSEDLSAILDALGFIPEPWLPGYPVRILDGNCLAASEKRLAVHQNVSGAALPGKSLVVFDPERRLMRDVFPCEDGHAQERRLLDAVADSMKAGELWIADRNFCTLGLLGQVHGRGAYALMRLHQNLPLTEETLFSCADENAGRRLLEKRVGVAGRPYRLVRVELEQPSRDGDAFIDLLTDLPAEIPAAAVADLYRRCWTLETAFQHVEKHFNSEIETLAYPKAALFGFAVALVAYNIFSVMISALDCAHQKPVSKDISGYYIAHEIAATFLALIQLGEGLDWRFVAACAPPEFAAWLRDTARHVNLRALKKHSRGPKQPKTKPPYDPKQPHVSTYQLLRGKK, encoded by the coding sequence ATGCTAGAGCTATTCCGCCAGAAAATGCCCCTGTCCTGCCTGTTGTACGGCCTACTCGAACGCTGCTTTTCGGCGGAGAGGCTGGACCGGATTTTCCTGGAGAACGCCAAGGAGCAATACACGCGGGAAATCCTGTTCTCGACGGTATGCGACCTGATGCTGAGCGTCGTCCTCAAGGTCCATCCCTCGATCAACGCGGCTTATCAGAAACAGCCGGAACCCCTTGGGGTAACGGTATCCGCGCTGTACGAAAAACTCAAGGGCGTTGAATTACCCGTGTCCCAAGCCCTGCTGCGCGATACCTCGGAAGACCTATCGGCTATCCTCGATGCCTTGGGTTTCATCCCCGAACCCTGGTTGCCGGGATACCCGGTCCGCATCCTCGACGGCAACTGCCTGGCGGCGAGCGAGAAACGCCTCGCCGTCCACCAGAACGTCAGCGGGGCCGCGTTGCCGGGCAAGTCGCTGGTGGTGTTCGACCCGGAACGCCGCCTGATGCGGGACGTGTTCCCTTGCGAGGACGGCCATGCCCAGGAACGCCGCCTGCTCGACGCCGTGGCCGACAGCATGAAGGCCGGGGAACTGTGGATCGCCGACCGCAACTTCTGCACCCTGGGACTCCTCGGCCAAGTCCATGGCCGGGGCGCTTACGCCTTGATGCGCTTGCACCAGAACCTGCCGCTGACCGAGGAAACCCTGTTTTCCTGCGCCGATGAAAATGCGGGCCGGCGGCTATTGGAAAAGCGGGTCGGCGTGGCCGGGCGGCCCTATCGCCTGGTCCGCGTCGAACTCGAACAACCCAGCCGCGACGGAGACGCCTTCATCGACCTCCTGACCGACCTTCCCGCGGAGATACCCGCCGCCGCCGTCGCCGACCTCTACCGCAGGTGCTGGACCCTGGAAACCGCTTTCCAACACGTCGAAAAGCATTTCAATTCCGAGATCGAAACCCTGGCCTATCCCAAGGCCGCCCTGTTCGGCTTCGCCGTGGCCCTGGTGGCCTATAATATTTTCTCGGTGATGATCTCGGCGCTGGACTGCGCCCATCAAAAACCCGTGTCTAAGGATATCTCCGGGTATTATATCGCCCACGAGATCGCCGCCACTTTCCTCGCGCTCATCCAACTGGGCGAAGGCTTGGATTGGCGGTTCGTCGCCGCCTGCGCCCCGCCCGAATTCGCCGCCTGGCTGCGTGACACCGCCCGCCACGTCAATCTGCGCGCCCTGAAAAAGCATTCACGCGGCCCCAAACAGCCCAAAACCAAGCCTCCCTACGATCCTAAACAGCCTCATGTCTCGACTTATCAATTGCTTAGGGGTAAAAAGTAG
- a CDS encoding recombinase family protein: MTTYAYIRVSTDAQDLNNQRHGVIEYAKKHGLEPLSFFEDTASGKKSWKARDLGKLLDQARAGDVLVVAEISRLARSTLQVLEILQEAAKQEIAVHVAKSNMVMDGSLNSRITAVVLGLAAEIEREFISARTTEALARRKAEGKPLGRPKGRVSAVHKLDKDQDKIKEMLAKGVHKTSIARLLGCNPDTLYEWMKANGLSRHIKSRKPAAPVPVSATKLKRKSR, from the coding sequence ATGACCACCTATGCCTACATCAGGGTCTCGACCGACGCCCAAGACCTGAACAACCAGCGCCACGGGGTGATCGAGTACGCCAAGAAACACGGCCTCGAACCGCTGTCCTTTTTCGAGGACACGGCCAGCGGCAAGAAGTCATGGAAGGCCCGCGACCTGGGGAAGCTCCTGGACCAAGCCAGGGCCGGGGATGTGCTGGTGGTGGCGGAGATTTCCCGGCTGGCCCGTTCCACCCTGCAGGTGCTGGAAATCCTCCAGGAAGCGGCCAAGCAGGAGATTGCAGTTCATGTGGCAAAGTCCAACATGGTGATGGACGGGAGCCTAAACAGCAGGATTACGGCGGTGGTGCTGGGATTGGCGGCGGAGATCGAGCGGGAATTCATCAGCGCTAGGACCACGGAGGCGCTGGCCCGCCGCAAGGCCGAGGGGAAGCCATTGGGCCGACCGAAAGGGCGGGTTTCGGCGGTTCACAAGCTGGACAAGGACCAGGACAAAATCAAGGAAATGTTGGCGAAAGGGGTTCACAAGACCAGCATAGCCCGGCTCCTGGGCTGCAACCCGGACACGCTGTACGAATGGATGAAGGCGAACGGGCTATCCAGGCACATCAAGAGCCGGAAGCCAGCGGCCCCGGTTCCTGTATCAGCCACGAAGCTTAAGCGGAAGTCTCGTTGA
- a CDS encoding transposase family protein, whose protein sequence is MIFSSLDDIGNDRVCKALTGLTKDQFKHLLLFFESTYRDQYGGPSLDAPSPAFPGYLSSFGHRLFFVLYYLKNYPSYDVLGYLFGFSGGHAFDHLETLLPILQASLAHLKTLPERSVKTVEALDRLLEKQPTIIIDGTERATLRPQDKSQQEQRYSGKKKHHGVNNLVIANPAKKILFLSSTVPGSVHDYALFKTEFPPALPWFQKQLIEVDLGFQGIKNDYPHARAIQIPHKKPKKSKANPDPKLTPTQKKHNRKLAKTRVAVEHAIGGMKCLHSLVHRSRNHLAHLLDTFIYIGAGLWNFKLSLKTIG, encoded by the coding sequence ATGATCTTTAGCAGCCTTGACGACATCGGCAATGATCGTGTTTGCAAAGCCTTGACCGGACTTACCAAAGATCAGTTCAAGCATTTACTTCTGTTTTTTGAATCAACTTATCGTGACCAGTACGGTGGCCCTTCGCTCGACGCGCCTAGCCCCGCTTTCCCAGGCTATCTATCTAGCTTTGGACACCGGCTGTTTTTTGTCCTTTATTACTTGAAAAACTATCCCAGTTACGACGTACTGGGCTATCTCTTTGGTTTCAGTGGAGGCCATGCTTTCGATCATTTAGAAACACTGCTGCCCATCCTTCAAGCGAGCCTAGCCCATCTGAAAACACTTCCCGAACGTTCGGTCAAGACGGTTGAGGCGCTGGATAGACTCCTTGAAAAACAACCTACTATCATCATTGATGGCACGGAGCGGGCGACCCTCAGGCCCCAGGATAAATCCCAACAAGAGCAACGCTACAGCGGTAAAAAAAAACATCACGGCGTTAATAACCTAGTGATTGCCAACCCCGCCAAGAAAATCCTATTCCTTAGCTCCACCGTGCCGGGAAGTGTCCACGACTATGCCCTGTTTAAGACGGAATTTCCGCCCGCCTTGCCATGGTTTCAAAAGCAACTTATCGAGGTTGATCTCGGATTCCAAGGCATTAAAAATGATTATCCCCACGCACGGGCCATTCAAATCCCCCATAAAAAGCCAAAGAAGTCCAAAGCGAATCCTGATCCGAAATTAACACCAACACAGAAGAAACATAATCGGAAGCTTGCTAAAACCCGCGTGGCTGTTGAGCATGCCATCGGCGGGATGAAATGTCTGCATAGTTTAGTACATCGCTCAAGAAACCATCTGGCACATTTATTAGATACCTTCATTTATATTGGTGCTGGCCTCTGGAATTTTAAATTATCATTAAAAACAATAGGTTAG
- a CDS encoding SIR2 family protein, which produces MELPKELFSNLRATFDEKSFNDALKRISTGKAMLFTGAGFSFGAKNIKGQEPPRAADLALQISNLGGFSEDEDLRFAADYYLSFGSKESLIKLLKENYTLISTTASHETISSSQWRRIYTTNYDNSIELSANKKGIIIEQITTKDSPEKYYKKNNICVHINGSITSISEESIESDFKLSTSSYIAPDSFTTSAWYYSFKKDLERSSAIVFVGYSLYDIEIQKILFGYPEFKSKTFFVIATNPSQKEVFSLSKFGTVFPIGIDFFAEKLAGAIEKYKPSKEEQTLQSFLKYENNSSENDFTDSEIIRFLLNGEIENERINNAITGIQKLPYLIIRENISRATKLISDKKNIVIFSELGNGKTIFLKELASYLSLNGHNIYSLEDSEGDYIDDLEKISSLDVNTILIIDGYEKYLDFIGYFGNLNPNKIRLILSSRTASHEHLRSTLSNIFNFREINIDLLSENEVLDFIKIIDNIGWWGDLARLSSTLKTRKIQDDYKNQISLTLLSLFNAPQIKIRISSLIETIFKDDALKNIAFAICILEILDLPLKPSLISEISFSDDIYSPKLRENKQFCQLFSIKDGEIKSKSSIFSTMLLRDYFSPSFIISKLLDIVEKYEKLNKNSHIEGQLFKSLLRFSFVERMLSDKNKKNNLERYYQDLKIRVQWLKNEPHYWLQYAMSKITFKEYENAQAMLLQAYSLAKNKSNYDISNIDTQQARIFLLRSIEETNPTESANLFINAHKLLKPLANDVYKFRQVTLYDEVYKAKYPEFSKKNQVNFEHACKNMKESLDDAELHGFINVTEQKVISLAMEKLTVIIKLIQDSRNS; this is translated from the coding sequence ATGGAACTACCAAAAGAATTATTTTCTAACCTGCGTGCAACTTTTGATGAAAAGTCATTTAACGATGCACTAAAACGAATATCAACTGGCAAGGCAATGCTGTTTACTGGCGCAGGGTTCTCTTTTGGGGCGAAGAATATTAAAGGTCAAGAACCTCCAAGAGCAGCAGATCTTGCGTTACAAATATCTAATCTTGGTGGCTTTAGTGAAGATGAAGATCTCAGATTTGCCGCAGATTATTATCTATCATTCGGTAGCAAGGAAAGTCTCATAAAGTTACTAAAGGAAAACTACACGCTTATAAGCACGACCGCGAGCCATGAAACAATATCAAGTAGCCAATGGAGAAGAATTTACACAACAAATTATGATAACTCCATAGAACTCTCTGCGAATAAAAAAGGAATAATAATTGAACAAATAACCACAAAAGACAGCCCAGAAAAATATTACAAAAAAAATAATATATGCGTCCATATAAATGGATCAATAACGAGCATATCAGAGGAATCAATAGAATCAGATTTTAAGTTATCAACCTCATCATATATTGCACCAGACTCATTTACAACATCAGCATGGTATTACTCATTTAAAAAGGATTTAGAGCGATCTAGCGCTATTGTATTCGTTGGATACTCGCTCTATGACATAGAGATACAGAAAATTTTATTCGGCTATCCAGAGTTCAAATCAAAAACTTTTTTCGTAATTGCAACAAACCCATCACAAAAAGAAGTGTTCTCTCTTTCCAAGTTTGGAACAGTCTTCCCAATAGGCATAGATTTTTTTGCAGAAAAACTAGCAGGCGCTATTGAAAAATACAAACCATCAAAAGAAGAACAAACACTACAATCTTTTCTAAAATATGAAAATAATAGCTCTGAAAATGATTTTACTGATTCAGAAATAATAAGATTTTTATTAAATGGCGAGATAGAAAATGAACGCATAAATAATGCCATCACAGGAATACAAAAACTACCATACTTAATTATAAGGGAGAATATATCACGAGCAACAAAACTAATAAGTGACAAGAAAAATATTGTAATTTTTAGCGAACTTGGGAATGGAAAAACAATTTTTTTAAAAGAGCTTGCATCATATTTATCGTTAAATGGCCATAACATATATTCTTTAGAAGACAGCGAAGGTGATTACATTGACGACCTAGAAAAAATATCCTCTCTTGATGTTAACACAATATTAATTATTGATGGATATGAAAAATATTTAGATTTTATTGGATATTTTGGCAATCTTAACCCCAATAAAATAAGGCTAATTTTAAGTTCGCGCACAGCATCTCATGAACATTTAAGAAGCACGCTTAGCAACATTTTTAATTTTCGAGAAATCAATATTGACTTACTATCTGAAAATGAAGTACTCGACTTTATAAAAATAATTGACAATATTGGCTGGTGGGGTGATTTGGCAAGACTATCTTCAACATTAAAAACAAGAAAAATACAGGATGACTACAAAAACCAGATTTCACTTACATTATTATCACTATTCAATGCCCCACAAATAAAAATTAGAATATCAAGTTTAATAGAAACAATATTTAAAGATGATGCACTTAAAAATATAGCCTTTGCAATTTGCATACTAGAAATTCTCGATTTACCATTAAAACCAAGTTTAATTTCAGAGATTTCTTTTAGTGATGATATATATTCACCAAAACTCAGAGAAAACAAACAATTTTGTCAACTCTTTTCCATAAAAGATGGGGAAATAAAATCAAAATCATCAATCTTCTCAACAATGCTATTGAGAGATTACTTTTCACCATCATTTATAATATCAAAATTACTGGATATAGTTGAGAAATATGAAAAATTAAATAAAAATAGCCACATTGAAGGGCAGTTATTTAAATCTTTATTAAGATTTTCTTTCGTGGAAAGGATGTTATCCGATAAAAACAAGAAAAATAATTTAGAAAGATATTATCAAGACCTTAAAATAAGAGTGCAATGGCTAAAAAATGAACCACACTACTGGCTTCAGTATGCCATGTCAAAAATAACATTCAAAGAATATGAAAATGCGCAAGCCATGCTATTGCAGGCTTATTCTTTAGCAAAAAACAAATCAAACTATGACATATCAAACATAGATACTCAACAAGCAAGAATATTTTTACTGAGGTCTATCGAAGAAACAAATCCAACCGAATCAGCAAATCTTTTTATCAATGCTCACAAGCTATTAAAGCCACTAGCAAATGATGTCTACAAATTTAGGCAAGTTACATTGTATGATGAAGTTTATAAGGCTAAATATCCTGAGTTTTCTAAAAAAAATCAAGTCAATTTTGAACACGCCTGCAAGAATATGAAAGAAAGCCTAGATGATGCGGAACTACACGGATTCATCAATGTGACAGAACAAAAGGTAATCTCACTAGCCATGGAAAAACTAACAGTAATAATCAAATTAATACAAGACTCTAGAAATAGTTGA
- a CDS encoding formylglycine-generating enzyme family protein: MPFNVDFDQKLAVAAFFSCAIGGGFFAYRMFNANFFDALVVGLSSGALAFGYSYLAEGVGGKLVAVSVVLFLISWFFLKPCDHCPEMVKIPTGISVMKYEVTQAEWTYFMGNNPSSHQYCDDCPVEGISYDDVQGYIKQLNELTGKNYRLPTSDEWFDAACPKEQCSDNPSFSWNKDNSGGQTYYVGKKRPNLNGLYDIFGNVMEFTSSIRDGGYVARGNSFAHERQSKISRSGGLPIKTNEKFNDVGFRLVQD, from the coding sequence ATGCCGTTTAATGTAGATTTTGATCAGAAACTTGCGGTTGCCGCTTTTTTCTCGTGCGCCATTGGCGGAGGATTTTTTGCTTATCGCATGTTTAACGCCAATTTTTTTGATGCCTTGGTGGTAGGTTTATCAAGTGGTGCCTTAGCTTTTGGGTATTCCTATCTTGCCGAGGGGGTTGGTGGCAAATTGGTGGCTGTATCCGTTGTACTCTTTCTTATCAGTTGGTTTTTTCTAAAGCCATGCGATCATTGTCCGGAAATGGTTAAAATTCCGACAGGCATTTCTGTAATGAAATATGAAGTCACGCAAGCCGAATGGACATATTTTATGGGAAATAACCCATCTTCTCACCAATACTGCGATGACTGTCCCGTAGAGGGGATATCCTACGATGACGTACAAGGTTACATTAAGCAGCTTAATGAATTAACAGGAAAAAATTACCGATTACCTACCAGTGACGAGTGGTTTGACGCAGCATGCCCAAAAGAGCAATGCAGTGATAATCCTTCTTTTTCATGGAATAAAGATAACTCTGGGGGGCAAACCTATTATGTTGGCAAGAAGCGACCCAATTTAAATGGATTGTATGATATTTTTGGTAACGTAATGGAGTTTACTTCATCTATAAGAGATGGCGGTTATGTTGCTCGAGGCAATAGTTTTGCGCATGAAAGACAATCAAAAATTTCCCGTAGTGGAGGCTTGCCAATTAAAACTAATGAAAAGTTTAATGATGTCGGGTTTCGCCTTGTTCAAGATTAA